In one window of Mytilus galloprovincialis chromosome 6, xbMytGall1.hap1.1, whole genome shotgun sequence DNA:
- the LOC143078544 gene encoding uncharacterized protein LOC143078544, whose product MHINNEQMRAISRQLQQSEDMINRKASQEVSVWIVGSSLIRNAFVHARSRTGGVNLGLQRMGVKIWWQGYYGGMGLKDLESTIKRLIKYEKKTKYLATLEKVQSYLPNSSIVWSQILPRSNWRHSNSHDSMMACRIRINSAIASFLLKNGGHYIKYMYLLVVRVPV is encoded by the exons ATGCATATTAATAACGAACAGATGAGAGCAATATCTCGgcaacttcagcagtctgaagACATGATAAACCGCAAGGCTA GCCAAGAAGTGTCAGTATGGATAGTAGGCTCATCTTTGATAAGAAATGCATTTGTACACGCAAGAAGTAGAACAGGTGGTGTAAATTTAGGTCTCCAGAGAATGGGAGTTAAAATTTGGTGGCAAGGGTACTATGGTGGCATGGGTTTGAAAGATTTGGAATCAACAATAAAAAGACtgatcaaatatgaaaaaaaaacgaaatatctT GCCACCTTGGAGAAAGTACAAAGTTATCTACCCAATAGTTCGATTGTTTGGTCTCAGATTTTACCGAGATCAAATTGGCGTCATTCAAATAGTCATGATAGCATGATGGCATGCAGAATTAGGATAAATAGTGCCATTGCATCATTCTTGTTAAAGAATGGGGgacattatataaa gtacatgtatttactagttgtaaGAGTTCCAGTATGA